Within the Clostridium scatologenes genome, the region TTCGGCAGGAGCAGGTTTTGTTGTTGCTGTAACTGGATCAATAATGAAGATGCCAGGACTTCCTAAGGTTCCAGCAGCTGAAAGAATTGATGTTGATGAAAATGGAGTAATAAGCGGATTATTCTAGCTTCAGAGGAGGAAATTGCGATGAAACTAGTAGATAAAACTTGTACAGATTTTATAGAAGTTCTTGCATCAAAGGCAGCAGTACCTGGTGGAGGTGGAGCTGCAGCTTTAGTAGGAGCTATAGGAATGGCATTAGGAAGTATGGTTTGTAATCTTACTATAGGAAAGAAAAAATATGCTCAGTATGAAGAAAAAGTTCAAGGAATACTTGATAAAGCAGGACAACTTCAAGAAGAACTTCTAAAACTTATAGATGCTGATGCAGAATGCTTCCTTCCTCTTTCCAAAGCATATGGTATGCCTAAGGAAACTGAAGAGGAGAAAAAGCTAAAAGAAGAAACTTTGCAGAAATGTTTAAAGTCTGCTTGTGAAGTTCCAGTAGCTATAGTTAAACAGTGTTATGAATCTATAAAACTTCATGAAGCATTAGTTGATAACTGTTCTATGCTTGCTATAAGCGATGTTGGAGTTGGAGTACAGGCTTTAAGAGCTGCTATAATTGGCGCTCAATTGAATGTAATAATTAACATAAATTCAATCAAAGATGAAGCTTATGTTGAAAAAGTAAAAAAGGAAACGGAACCTTTAATACAGGACGGAACAAAAATAGCGGATGAAGTTTATGAAAAAGTAGTGAAAGCACTTAGTAAATAGCAGCTTTAATTAATTAGATAAAATGATATCTATGGGAAGAAGTTTAACTTCTTCCTATGGATGTTAAAATAATTAAATGCTATTAATTAATAATTTTGTTTATGAAGGAGATTGTAAGTATGGGTCAAATAATTAAAGGAAAGCCAGTTGCAGACGCGATAAGTACGGTTTTAACTAAGGAAGTAGAAGAATTAAAGGCTAAGGGTATTACTCCAAAACTTACTATAGTAAGAGTTGGAGCAAACGGAAGTGACCTTGCTTATGAAAGAGGAGCTCTTAAAAGATGTGCGGCTATAGGAATAGACACAGAAGTAAAAGAGCTTCCAGAAAACATAGAACAAGACGATTTCATAGCAGAACTTAAGAAAGTAAATGAAGATAAAGCTACTAATGGTATATTAATCTTTAGACCATTCCCAAAACAACTAGATGAAAGTGTTATTAAATATATAATCGCACCAGAAAAGGACGTTGATTGTTTTAGTCCTGTAAATGTCGCTAAATTAATGGAAAAGGATGAAACTGGTTTTGCACCTTGTACTCCATCTGCAGTAATTGAAATATTAAAATATTACAATATTCCTATGAAGGGGAAAAATGCTGTAGTTATAGGAAGATCTATGGTAGTAGGAAAACCAGTGTCAATGTTGCTCTTAAATGAAAATGCAACAGTTACTATATGCCATTCAAAAACTCAGGACATGCCTTCAGTAACTTCCAAAGCGGATATAGTAATAGTTGGAATTGGTAAAGCTAAAATGATAGATTCTAAATATATTGGTAATGAAGCTGCAGTTATAGATGTTGGTATCAATGTTGATGAAAAAGGAAATCTATGTGGAGATGCAGATACCGACAGTTGTATAGAAAAGGCTTCAATGATAACGCCAGTTCCAGCAGGAGTAGGTTCAGTTACAACTTCGATACTTGCTAAACATGTGGTAAAAGCATGTAAATTGCAAAATAATCTAGTATAAGCATTTATTAAGATGGGGGAATAAGAATGATTATTTCAGAAAAAAAGCCTTTTGAAGAGGTACTCGAATATCTTAAAGATAGCAAAAAAGTAATATTAACAGGTTGTTCTTTATGTGCTTCCACTTGTAAAGTAGGCGGAGAAGAAGAAGTATTGGAAATGAAAAGTAAATTAGAGGAAAATGGCAAAGCAGTTTTAGGATATAAAATACTAGATCCTTCCTGCAATTTATTGAAAACTAGAAAGGATTTAAAGTCCTTAAAGGAAGAGTTAAAAGAGGCTGATGCAGTTTTATCTATGGCCTGTGGCGATGGAACTCAAACAGTTGCAAAACTTTTAAAAATTCCTGTTTATCCAGCTAATAATACATCATTTATAGGTGAAATAGAAAGAGTTGGACAGTATAAGGAAGCCTGTAAAGCTTGTGGAAGTTGTCAACTCGGATGGACTGGTGGAATTTGTCCAATAACAATGTGTGCTAAAGGTCTTTTAAATGGACCTTGTGGTGGTGCAAGAGATGGAAAATGTGAAGTGGATCCGGAAAATGATTGTGCTTGGATTTTAATATACAATAAGCTAAAAGAATTAAACAAGCTTGATAATTTATTAGAAATTAAAGAGCCAAGAGACTATCAAATTAATGCTCATCCAAGAAAAGTAGATTTAAGAGATAAGGAATAATTCTAAGGGGGATTAAAAATGAGCCTATTGAAAGAAGCTTTCGAAAGAGGAGAATTTGGAATAACAGCAGAAATGGCTCCTCCAAAAGGTATAGATCTTTCTCATTTAATAGAATGTGCTAAAGCAATAAAAGTTAGAGCACATGGAGTTAATGTTACAGATTTTCAATCTGCAACTTTAAAGGCTACTTCTTTAGCAACATGTAAAGTATTAAAAGATGCAGGATTAGAGCCTGTTCTTCAAATAACAGGGAGAGATAGAAATAGAATAGCAATTCAAGGAGAACTTTTATCTGCAGGGGTATTTGGAATTGAAAATGTACTAGCTCTTACAGGAGATTACACAATGACAGGAGATCATCCAGGAGCTAAGCCGGTTTATGATTTGGATAGTGTAGGAATACTTAGTGTGGCAAGCACTATAGCACAAGGAAAAGATATGTCAGGCAATGATTTAACTGGTATGCCTAAATTTTATTTAGGAGCTTGTGTAACTCCAAGATATGATCCTTTAGAATTACAAATTTTAAAAATGGAAAAGAAAATAAAGGCTGGTGCTAAATTTTTTCAAACACAAGCTGTATATGATATAGATACTTTAAAAATTTTTAGAGAAAAAACTAAGCATTTAGATGCAAAACTTATGGTGGGTATAATTCCATTAAAGTCAGCAGGTATGGCTAAATATATGAATAAAAATGTTCCAGGAATATTTGTTCCAGATGAATTAATTGAAAGAATGAAGGGTGCGGAAAATAAAGTTCAAGAAGGAATAAAAATATCTGGAGAGTTTATAAAGAAGGTAAAAGAAGAAGGTCTTTGTGATGGAGTTCACATAATGGCAATTGGTGCGGAAGAAAATGTGCCATTAATCTTAGATCAGGCAGGATTATAAAATCGAAGGGGCGATTATAAATGAAAATAGTTGTTATTGGTGGGGGACCAGGCGGATATGTAGCTGCACTTAAAGCTGCAATGTTAGGCGCAGATGTTACTGTAGTTGAAAAAGGCAAAGTAGGAGGAACTTGCTTAAATGTAGGATGCATACCTACAAAAGCTCTACTTGCTTGCTCAGATGTACTAAATACAGTAAAAGAAGCTAAAAAATTTGGTATTAATTTTGAAGCCGATGTAAAAGCTGATTTTGCAGCTATAATGCAAAGAAAAGAAAAAGTTGTTACTAACCTTG harbors:
- a CDS encoding bifunctional 5,10-methylenetetrahydrofolate dehydrogenase/5,10-methenyltetrahydrofolate cyclohydrolase — its product is MGQIIKGKPVADAISTVLTKEVEELKAKGITPKLTIVRVGANGSDLAYERGALKRCAAIGIDTEVKELPENIEQDDFIAELKKVNEDKATNGILIFRPFPKQLDESVIKYIIAPEKDVDCFSPVNVAKLMEKDETGFAPCTPSAVIEILKYYNIPMKGKNAVVIGRSMVVGKPVSMLLLNENATVTICHSKTQDMPSVTSKADIVIVGIGKAKMIDSKYIGNEAAVIDVGINVDEKGNLCGDADTDSCIEKASMITPVPAGVGSVTTSILAKHVVKACKLQNNLV
- a CDS encoding methylenetetrahydrofolate reductase produces the protein MSLLKEAFERGEFGITAEMAPPKGIDLSHLIECAKAIKVRAHGVNVTDFQSATLKATSLATCKVLKDAGLEPVLQITGRDRNRIAIQGELLSAGVFGIENVLALTGDYTMTGDHPGAKPVYDLDSVGILSVASTIAQGKDMSGNDLTGMPKFYLGACVTPRYDPLELQILKMEKKIKAGAKFFQTQAVYDIDTLKIFREKTKHLDAKLMVGIIPLKSAGMAKYMNKNVPGIFVPDELIERMKGAENKVQEGIKISGEFIKKVKEEGLCDGVHIMAIGAEENVPLILDQAGL
- a CDS encoding methylenetetrahydrofolate reductase C-terminal domain-containing protein is translated as MIISEKKPFEEVLEYLKDSKKVILTGCSLCASTCKVGGEEEVLEMKSKLEENGKAVLGYKILDPSCNLLKTRKDLKSLKEELKEADAVLSMACGDGTQTVAKLLKIPVYPANNTSFIGEIERVGQYKEACKACGSCQLGWTGGICPITMCAKGLLNGPCGGARDGKCEVDPENDCAWILIYNKLKELNKLDNLLEIKEPRDYQINAHPRKVDLRDKE
- a CDS encoding cyclodeaminase/cyclohydrolase family protein is translated as MKLVDKTCTDFIEVLASKAAVPGGGGAAALVGAIGMALGSMVCNLTIGKKKYAQYEEKVQGILDKAGQLQEELLKLIDADAECFLPLSKAYGMPKETEEEKKLKEETLQKCLKSACEVPVAIVKQCYESIKLHEALVDNCSMLAISDVGVGVQALRAAIIGAQLNVIININSIKDEAYVEKVKKETEPLIQDGTKIADEVYEKVVKALSK